A single window of Jiangella alkaliphila DNA harbors:
- a CDS encoding VOC family protein yields MTSTFSQWTLDVRDVGLMTRFWAAALGYRILPDDNGDGVHLWPPEDAPAGRLTVWLQPSAGPKHGKNRNHPDLVAATGTADAEVERLLGLGATRADVGQTGREGFTVLADPEGNEFCVLHRRRSS; encoded by the coding sequence ATGACGAGCACGTTCTCGCAGTGGACGCTGGACGTCCGGGACGTGGGCCTGATGACACGATTCTGGGCCGCGGCGCTGGGCTATCGGATCCTGCCCGACGACAACGGCGACGGCGTCCACCTGTGGCCTCCCGAGGACGCACCGGCGGGCAGGCTCACCGTCTGGCTGCAACCCAGCGCCGGGCCCAAGCACGGGAAGAACCGCAACCACCCGGACCTCGTCGCGGCGACAGGGACAGCCGACGCGGAGGTCGAGCGGCTGCTCGGGCTCGGCGCCACCCGCGCCGACGTCGGCCAGACCGGACGTGAGGGGTTCACCGTCCTGGCCGACCCGGAGGGCAACGAGTTCTGCGTCCTGCACCGCCGCCGGTCGTCCTAA
- a CDS encoding carbohydrate ABC transporter permease, producing MTTVVNDLSAAAAGRGEAGGGEAGGRRRSWPPWRGHGLSESLLGYAFIGPALGLFAVMGAYTIARGFALSFAEWNGFTPNWVWVGIDNYLDLLWRDPAYAPAVQEAARNTLWVLIAVPLLTIAVSFPLAVLLNSVRRFRAVLRSVYFLPHVTAGIAIYFAWQYILEPDGAINLVLGSVGLGSLEQPQGFLGNPDTALPTLIIVTVWTTAPVAMLLYLTGLQAIDSSVTEAAQIDGAGWWRTNLSVVWPLLNGMTLVVLLLQVRHALQSFEVFLIMTNGGPGEATNVLGLETYRLAFQSDMRATLGMSSALGWMLFVVALIVALVNQRLLRSRT from the coding sequence ATGACCACCGTCGTCAACGACCTCTCCGCGGCCGCCGCCGGCCGCGGAGAGGCCGGCGGCGGCGAGGCCGGCGGCCGGCGCCGGTCCTGGCCGCCCTGGCGCGGGCACGGCCTGAGCGAGTCGCTGCTCGGCTACGCGTTCATCGGGCCCGCGCTCGGGCTGTTCGCGGTCATGGGCGCCTACACGATCGCCCGTGGTTTCGCGCTGAGCTTCGCCGAGTGGAACGGCTTCACCCCGAACTGGGTGTGGGTCGGCATCGACAACTACCTCGACCTGCTGTGGCGCGACCCGGCCTACGCGCCGGCCGTCCAGGAGGCAGCGAGGAACACGCTGTGGGTGCTGATCGCGGTGCCGCTGCTCACCATCGCGGTCAGCTTCCCGCTCGCGGTGCTGCTCAACTCCGTGCGCCGGTTCCGGGCGGTGCTGCGCTCGGTCTACTTCCTGCCGCACGTGACGGCCGGCATCGCCATCTACTTCGCCTGGCAGTACATCCTGGAGCCGGACGGCGCGATCAACCTCGTCCTGGGCTCGGTCGGGCTGGGCAGCCTGGAGCAGCCGCAGGGCTTCCTCGGCAACCCCGACACCGCGCTGCCGACGCTGATCATCGTGACGGTGTGGACGACGGCGCCGGTGGCGATGCTGCTGTACCTGACGGGCCTGCAGGCGATCGACTCGTCGGTCACCGAGGCGGCGCAGATCGACGGCGCCGGCTGGTGGCGGACGAATCTCAGCGTGGTCTGGCCGCTGCTCAACGGCATGACGCTGGTCGTGCTGCTGCTGCAGGTCCGGCACGCGCTGCAGAGCTTCGAGGTCTTCCTCATCATGACCAACGGCGGCCCGGGGGAGGCGACGAACGTGCTCGGGCTGGAGACGTACCGGCTGGCGTTCCAGTCCGACATGCGCGCGACGCTGGGCATGTCCAGTGCGCTGGGCTGGATGCTGTTCGTCGTCGCGCTGATCGTCGCGCTGGTCAACCAGCGGCTGCTGCGGAGCCGGACGTGA
- a CDS encoding carbohydrate ABC transporter permease has product MTAVAAVAATRPRRARRPFRPRVVVPRVVMGVLLAGYALVSLYPFLWMVSAAFKTREEMIAGTGLIPDNPTFATLADTWSQINFVDYFLNSVRVTAVTTVLVVIIYSLAAYGFAVLRFPGRDLLYKLFLALLFVPSVVTLLPIVLLERNLGILGTHLGLILPFVNGTAPLAVLLLTNAFSTVPQELRDAARVDGAGDLRIFRTVYLPIARPALITIALLTAIPTWNEYLLSRVSLNDPSRYTLPIGLQALQSETVVQYNVLMAGALIVVIPIVLLFLSAQRYFVNGLVGAVKG; this is encoded by the coding sequence GTGACCGCCGTCGCGGCTGTCGCCGCGACCCGTCCGCGGCGTGCCCGCCGCCCGTTCCGGCCGCGCGTCGTCGTGCCGCGCGTCGTCATGGGCGTGCTGCTCGCCGGCTACGCGTTGGTCAGCCTGTACCCGTTCCTCTGGATGGTGTCCGCCGCGTTCAAGACGCGCGAGGAGATGATCGCGGGCACCGGCCTGATCCCGGACAACCCGACGTTCGCGACGCTGGCCGACACGTGGAGCCAGATCAACTTCGTCGACTACTTCCTCAACAGCGTGCGGGTCACCGCCGTCACCACCGTGCTGGTGGTGATCATCTACTCGCTGGCCGCCTACGGGTTCGCTGTGCTGCGCTTCCCCGGCCGCGACCTGCTGTACAAGCTGTTCCTCGCGCTGCTGTTCGTGCCCAGCGTGGTGACGCTGCTGCCGATCGTGCTGCTGGAGAGGAACCTCGGCATCCTCGGCACCCACCTCGGGCTGATCCTGCCGTTCGTCAACGGGACGGCGCCGCTGGCGGTGCTACTGCTGACGAACGCGTTCAGCACCGTCCCGCAGGAGTTGCGCGACGCCGCGCGGGTGGACGGCGCCGGCGACCTGCGGATCTTCCGGACCGTCTATCTGCCGATCGCGCGGCCGGCGCTGATCACGATCGCGCTGCTGACCGCGATCCCGACCTGGAACGAGTACCTGTTGAGCCGAGTCTCGCTGAACGACCCAAGCCGCTACACGCTGCCGATCGGGCTGCAGGCGCTGCAGTCGGAGACGGTCGTCCAGTACAACGTCCTGATGGCGGGCGCGCTGATCGTCGTCATCCCGATCGTCCTGCTGTTCCTCAGCGCGCAGCGGTACTTCGTCAACGGGCTCGTCGGGGCGGTCAAGGGATGA
- a CDS encoding NAD-dependent epimerase/dehydratase family protein, with protein MTVVQPGATVLVTGAAGGIGRAVVETLTAAGLRVVGADRVPAEPVDGLEVRVGDVLDRDFVLDCLRPGPGPAVVDAVVHLAAIPSPGQYPDDVTFGQNVTSSFLVLDEAGRAGVGRIVVASSASALGFAWADRDLRPDHVPVTEDHEVVVVDAYGLSKVVTEEVAAYVTRRWGAATICLRFPFVGAGRRLADRVRELRADLAGARRDLWGWVHTLDAADAVLASLTSPVKGHHVVNIAAGETLSETPTAELVAAYLPDTEVRAQLAGHASLFDTSRGRRVLGFTARRGWGAPGPGNGRRAATEGDTG; from the coding sequence ATGACGGTCGTACAGCCTGGGGCGACGGTCCTGGTGACCGGCGCCGCGGGCGGCATCGGCCGGGCCGTGGTGGAGACGTTGACGGCGGCCGGCCTGCGGGTGGTCGGGGCGGACCGGGTCCCGGCCGAGCCGGTGGACGGGCTCGAGGTCCGGGTCGGCGACGTGCTGGACCGGGACTTCGTGCTGGACTGCCTGCGGCCCGGTCCCGGGCCGGCCGTCGTCGACGCCGTCGTGCACCTCGCAGCGATCCCGTCGCCCGGCCAGTACCCCGACGACGTCACGTTCGGGCAGAACGTCACCTCGTCGTTCCTCGTGCTGGACGAGGCCGGGCGGGCCGGGGTGGGCCGCATCGTGGTGGCGTCGAGCGCCTCCGCCCTCGGGTTCGCCTGGGCCGACCGCGACCTGCGCCCGGACCACGTCCCGGTGACCGAGGACCACGAGGTGGTGGTGGTCGACGCCTACGGCCTGTCCAAGGTCGTCACCGAGGAGGTCGCCGCCTACGTCACCCGGCGATGGGGCGCGGCGACGATCTGCCTGCGGTTCCCTTTCGTCGGCGCCGGGCGGAGGCTGGCTGATCGCGTGCGCGAGCTGCGCGCCGACCTCGCCGGCGCCCGGCGCGACCTCTGGGGGTGGGTGCACACGCTCGACGCGGCCGACGCCGTGCTGGCCTCGCTGACCAGCCCGGTCAAGGGGCATCATGTGGTGAACATCGCCGCCGGCGAGACGCTGTCGGAGACCCCGACCGCCGAGCTGGTGGCGGCGTACCTGCCCGATACCGAGGTCCGTGCGCAGCTCGCCGGGCACGCGTCGTTGTTCGACACGAGCCGCGGGCGCCGCGTCCTCGGGTTCACGGCCCGGCGCGGATGGGGAGCGCCGGGACCGGGCAACGGGCGGCGGGCCGCAACAGAGGGGGACACGGGGTGA
- the gvpJ gene encoding gas vesicle protein GvpJ encodes MTAGRRRVARRRPALSGDITISLAGVDLVELRLHALIRSIRAEERR; translated from the coding sequence ATGACCGCTGGCCGTCGTCGAGTCGCTCGACGACGTCCTGCCCTGTCCGGCGACATCACCATCTCGCTGGCCGGCGTCGACCTGGTCGAGCTCCGTCTGCACGCGTTGATCCGGTCGATCCGAGCGGAGGAGAGACGGTGA
- a CDS encoding VOC family protein: protein MSFGLTEVSLGDTTRMEHEMTSQDQLKIGMYSFDCADAAALAGFWARLLGRSVDDGATTAFATIGFEDDGPTWMFHQPAGDLPTGDNRLMLDLGGEPNWREQADRVEALGGRRISDNEQDGVRWVEFRDLEGNTFRIFAPRPA, encoded by the coding sequence ATGAGTTTCGGCCTGACCGAGGTCAGCCTTGGTGACACCACACGAATGGAGCACGAGATGACCAGCCAGGATCAGCTGAAGATCGGGATGTATTCCTTCGACTGTGCCGATGCCGCCGCCTTGGCCGGCTTCTGGGCTCGGCTACTCGGCCGATCGGTCGACGATGGCGCGACCACCGCCTTCGCGACCATCGGCTTCGAGGACGACGGCCCGACCTGGATGTTCCACCAACCCGCCGGCGACCTCCCGACCGGGGACAACCGGCTTATGCTCGACCTCGGCGGTGAGCCGAACTGGCGCGAGCAAGCCGACCGGGTCGAGGCTCTCGGCGGCCGGCGCATCAGCGACAACGAACAGGACGGCGTTCGCTGGGTGGAGTTCCGAGACCTGGAGGGCAACACCTTCCGCATCTTCGCGCCCCGCCCCGCATAG
- a CDS encoding DUF2264 domain-containing protein: MTAPAAPPSPRPPTSGPPLTRADWERTADQLLLAVRPFASARHGLVHLPGSPSISGRWSDGLEGFARTFLLAAFRLRGAGGNDPHDLAAWYAEGLTAGLDPSGPERWPEFAECNQAKVEAASVAIALHETRPWLWDRLAPSVQHRLSGWLAGMVGQPMPGNNWVWFQAVTEAFNRTVGGPWQQADLDRTVEQTEQWYAGDGWYSDGLSGGAHRNFDHYNAWAMHLYPLWFCRVLGAAAPDGLLDRYRTRLTRFLDDARHLVGANGSPLVQGRSLTYRIAALAPFWTGALFAATPLPPGQTRRVANAMLRHFLDHGAVDEHGLLTPGWHHRFPNLLQVYSGPASPYWASKGFAGLLLDPSDLVWTAPEQPLPVETADFGRTLAGPGWLVAGTRSDGVVRVVNHGSDHVDPARCATDDPAYARVAYSTHVAPEMPDDPSGGPADSCVTLLDAAGRAAHRRPLTRLLVAGHVAVSRHRAHWPEDESPDPFRGPDTTYRLGPVLTTASVLRGDVEVRLVRVDPAPTPPDVAAAGPWRVRIGGWALPDPATVYTVPGRLPRAEARGAGGLWSSIGELGGLPVAEVLRRTGSNPIGTSSAVPILTSLPLRSLPAFCAAVVRLASTGLTADIVPGAAIAWPAPAGPATVTVRWPGGATDTVQLDPPSPGEDPACTTTAATPNAGSRTSSTGISGPPSTATPSR, translated from the coding sequence ATGACTGCTCCAGCCGCGCCGCCCTCGCCCCGTCCGCCCACCTCCGGACCGCCTCTGACCCGCGCCGACTGGGAGCGGACGGCGGACCAGCTGCTGCTAGCCGTCCGCCCGTTCGCCAGCGCCCGGCACGGCCTGGTGCACCTCCCCGGCTCCCCCAGCATCAGCGGGCGATGGAGCGACGGCCTGGAGGGGTTCGCCCGCACGTTCCTGCTGGCCGCGTTCCGGCTGCGCGGCGCCGGCGGCAACGATCCGCACGACCTCGCCGCCTGGTACGCCGAGGGGCTGACCGCCGGGCTCGACCCGTCCGGCCCGGAGCGCTGGCCGGAGTTCGCTGAGTGCAACCAGGCCAAGGTCGAGGCCGCGTCCGTCGCGATCGCGCTGCACGAGACCCGGCCGTGGCTCTGGGACCGGCTGGCGCCCAGCGTCCAGCACCGGCTGTCCGGGTGGCTGGCGGGCATGGTCGGGCAGCCCATGCCGGGCAACAACTGGGTCTGGTTCCAGGCCGTCACCGAGGCGTTCAACCGCACCGTGGGCGGGCCGTGGCAGCAGGCCGACCTGGACCGGACGGTCGAGCAGACCGAGCAGTGGTACGCCGGCGACGGCTGGTACTCCGACGGGCTCAGCGGCGGGGCGCACCGCAACTTCGACCACTACAACGCCTGGGCGATGCACCTCTACCCGCTGTGGTTCTGCCGCGTGCTCGGCGCCGCCGCACCGGACGGGCTGCTGGATCGCTACCGGACCCGCCTGACCCGGTTCCTGGACGACGCCAGGCACCTGGTCGGCGCGAACGGCTCGCCGCTGGTGCAGGGCCGCTCGCTGACCTACCGGATCGCGGCGCTGGCGCCGTTCTGGACCGGCGCGCTGTTCGCCGCCACGCCGCTGCCGCCGGGTCAGACCCGCCGGGTCGCGAATGCGATGCTGCGGCACTTCCTCGACCACGGAGCCGTCGACGAGCACGGCCTGCTGACCCCCGGCTGGCACCACCGCTTTCCCAACCTCCTGCAGGTCTACTCCGGGCCGGCGTCGCCGTACTGGGCGAGCAAGGGCTTCGCCGGTCTGCTGCTGGACCCGTCGGACCTGGTCTGGACCGCGCCGGAGCAGCCGCTCCCGGTCGAGACCGCCGACTTCGGCCGCACCCTGGCCGGACCCGGCTGGCTGGTCGCCGGCACGCGGTCCGACGGCGTGGTGCGCGTGGTCAACCACGGCAGCGACCACGTCGACCCGGCCCGGTGTGCGACCGACGACCCGGCCTACGCGCGCGTCGCGTACTCGACGCACGTAGCACCGGAGATGCCGGACGACCCGAGCGGCGGCCCCGCCGACTCGTGCGTGACGCTGCTCGACGCCGCCGGTCGCGCCGCGCACCGGCGCCCGCTCACCCGGCTGCTGGTCGCCGGACACGTGGCCGTGTCGCGGCACCGGGCGCACTGGCCCGAGGACGAGTCGCCCGACCCGTTCCGCGGTCCCGACACCACCTACCGGCTCGGCCCGGTGCTGACGACCGCGTCGGTGCTGCGCGGCGACGTCGAGGTCCGGCTGGTGCGGGTCGACCCGGCGCCGACTCCGCCGGACGTCGCGGCGGCGGGCCCGTGGCGGGTGCGGATCGGCGGCTGGGCGCTGCCCGACCCGGCGACGGTGTACACGGTCCCAGGCCGGCTGCCCCGGGCCGAGGCGCGCGGCGCCGGCGGCCTGTGGTCGTCCATCGGTGAGCTCGGCGGCCTGCCGGTCGCCGAGGTGCTCCGCCGCACCGGCAGCAACCCCATCGGCACATCGTCAGCGGTGCCGATTCTGACGAGCCTGCCGCTGCGGTCGCTCCCGGCCTTCTGCGCGGCGGTCGTCCGGCTCGCGAGCACCGGGCTGACCGCGGACATCGTCCCCGGGGCCGCCATCGCGTGGCCGGCGCCCGCCGGGCCGGCCACCGTCACCGTCCGATGGCCCGGCGGGGCGACGGACACCGTCCAGCTCGACCCACCGAGTCCCGGGGAGGACCCAGCGTGCACGACGACCGCCGCCACACCGAACGCCGGATCGCGCACGTCCTCGACCGGTATCTCCGGCCCGCCGTCTACGGCGACTCCGTCGCGCTGA
- a CDS encoding ABC transporter substrate-binding protein, whose amino-acid sequence MNRHRRRPTRPSIALATGLSVAALLGACGGSDDTGGESEGGDSLTMWTFKQSHVEALENAATAFEEETGVSVSIQAITPDDVFQQRVQASASTGDLPDVMEVHAKGEDFIFGAAGIVDDLTDDITDEWAGQYSESISEDGTVTADYYELSQQEGSNYAGVEEGQRFSVPFTVGTFGIVYANAERLAAAGITEAPATWEQFIADLETVQAADPESGTIGLGFKEPSTGLNWIMQPMAYHLFGRDDFEALYSDDRNVNWASANGLRALEVYDQLTPYWQPGVQTLGIDEADIAFANGESTYLVGGTFTLAFLSQNGYDTENLITFPVPPPEGSVHPQAQLAPLTLTGLSISSSSENPEAAREWVQFLSQPDVATQFAQDALDLPPVDMGDDPSSSVGPVLGAMIESFGTGDDAFNPGDTTYQPGGFQLSDFGAVLVNLSPLGETDAPTTADEMATLLDAYWSGS is encoded by the coding sequence GTGAACCGACACCGACGTCGCCCGACACGTCCGTCCATTGCCCTGGCGACCGGGTTGTCCGTCGCCGCGCTGCTCGGCGCCTGCGGTGGTTCCGACGACACCGGCGGCGAGTCCGAGGGCGGCGACTCCCTCACCATGTGGACGTTCAAGCAATCCCATGTCGAAGCGCTGGAGAACGCCGCCACGGCGTTCGAGGAAGAGACCGGCGTCTCCGTCTCCATCCAGGCCATCACGCCTGACGACGTGTTCCAGCAGCGGGTGCAGGCCTCTGCCTCGACCGGCGACCTCCCCGACGTCATGGAGGTGCACGCGAAGGGCGAGGACTTCATCTTCGGCGCCGCCGGCATCGTCGACGACCTGACCGACGACATCACCGACGAATGGGCCGGCCAGTACAGCGAGTCGATCAGCGAGGACGGCACCGTCACCGCCGACTACTACGAGCTGTCGCAGCAGGAGGGCTCGAACTACGCCGGCGTCGAGGAGGGGCAGCGCTTCAGCGTCCCGTTCACCGTCGGCACGTTCGGCATCGTCTACGCGAACGCCGAGCGGCTGGCCGCCGCGGGCATCACCGAGGCGCCCGCCACCTGGGAGCAGTTCATCGCCGACCTCGAGACCGTCCAGGCGGCCGACCCGGAGTCCGGCACGATCGGGCTGGGCTTCAAGGAGCCGTCGACCGGTCTCAACTGGATCATGCAGCCGATGGCGTACCACCTGTTCGGGCGCGACGACTTCGAGGCGCTGTACTCCGACGACCGCAACGTCAACTGGGCCTCGGCGAACGGCCTGCGGGCACTGGAGGTCTACGACCAGCTGACGCCGTACTGGCAGCCCGGCGTCCAGACGCTGGGCATCGACGAGGCGGACATCGCCTTCGCGAACGGCGAGTCGACCTACCTCGTCGGCGGGACGTTCACCCTGGCCTTCCTCTCGCAGAACGGCTACGACACCGAGAACCTCATCACCTTCCCGGTGCCCCCGCCGGAGGGCTCGGTGCACCCGCAGGCGCAGCTGGCGCCGCTGACGCTCACCGGGCTGTCGATCTCGTCCAGCAGCGAGAACCCCGAGGCCGCGCGGGAGTGGGTGCAGTTCCTCAGCCAGCCTGACGTCGCGACGCAGTTCGCCCAGGACGCCCTGGACCTGCCGCCCGTCGACATGGGCGACGACCCGTCGAGCTCGGTCGGCCCGGTGCTCGGCGCCATGATCGAGTCGTTCGGCACCGGCGACGACGCGTTCAACCCGGGCGACACGACCTACCAGCCGGGCGGATTCCAGCTCTCCGACTTCGGCGCGGTCCTGGTCAACCTCTCGCCGCTGGGCGAGACCGACGCACCGACAACGGCCGACGAGATGGCCACACTCCTGGATGCCTACTGGTCCGGGTCATGA
- a CDS encoding SMP-30/gluconolactonase/LRE family protein, giving the protein MRSSGRAGPGRDGMGWSIAWLPDGRLLVSGEEMTRVELDGSAVRHSPQGGNELVVTPAGHVYVNGADFDFLGGGAPEPGWIRLVGPDGTARDVAGDIEFPNGMVVTPDGSTLVVAESFAGRLSAFDIGADGSLSGRRTWAEGLGPDGICVDADGGIWCQTADTHAHTGTGPAGAAVRVLDGGEITHRVETELPCFSCALGGPEGRHLFLLCNEFDGIDQLESVLARRSARIYVTEVPE; this is encoded by the coding sequence ATGAGGTCGTCGGGCCGGGCCGGGCCGGGCCGCGACGGGATGGGCTGGTCGATCGCCTGGCTGCCCGACGGCCGGCTGCTGGTCTCTGGCGAGGAAATGACTCGGGTGGAGCTGGACGGCTCAGCTGTGCGACACAGCCCGCAGGGCGGTAACGAGCTCGTGGTCACCCCAGCCGGCCACGTCTATGTCAACGGCGCCGACTTCGATTTCCTCGGCGGCGGCGCACCCGAGCCTGGGTGGATTCGCCTGGTCGGACCCGATGGCACCGCTCGCGACGTCGCCGGCGATATCGAGTTCCCCAACGGGATGGTGGTCACTCCCGATGGCTCGACGCTGGTCGTCGCGGAGTCCTTTGCCGGCCGGTTGTCGGCCTTCGACATCGGGGCGGATGGCTCGTTGTCAGGCCGTCGCACGTGGGCGGAGGGGCTGGGACCGGACGGCATCTGCGTTGACGCCGACGGCGGCATCTGGTGCCAGACCGCTGACACCCACGCGCACACCGGGACCGGTCCCGCGGGAGCAGCGGTCCGGGTGCTCGATGGCGGTGAGATCACCCATCGGGTCGAGACCGAACTTCCCTGCTTCTCGTGCGCGCTTGGCGGGCCGGAGGGCCGCCACCTGTTCCTCCTGTGCAACGAGTTCGACGGCATCGACCAGCTCGAATCAGTCCTCGCGCGCCGCAGCGCACGCATTTACGTCACCGAGGTGCCCGAGTAG
- the gvpK gene encoding gas vesicle protein GvpK, producing the protein MNEPVHVLPSRIDADADSVERDLFKLVLTVVELIR; encoded by the coding sequence GTGAACGAGCCGGTGCATGTCCTGCCGAGCCGGATCGATGCCGACGCGGACTCCGTCGAGCGCGACCTGTTCAAGCTCGTCCTCACCGTCGTCGAGCTGATCAGGTAG
- a CDS encoding DNA topoisomerase IB: MRLRRWDPAGPAILRRRRGRGFGYVGVDGAVLRDEEALARIRGLVIPPAWADVRICPWPHGHLQAVGTDVAGRRQYLYHDAWREQRDRQKFERVRDFGRTLPKARARIADDLATRGLNRRRVLAAAARLLDIGFFRIGGEAYAQENGSHGLATVLRSHAGIAGGSVVFEYPAKSGQERVQAVADDQVVDVVRALMRRREPDQTLLAYYEGRAWHEVRSAEINDYLHEVCGDDNSAKDFRTWHGTVLAAVALATATEDDPAALSRTARRSAETRAIKEVAEYLGNTPAVARSAYVDPAVIEAFEQGVTIRPTLERLGTDDVLVGEQDRDRVERAVLGLLDDSANPGRGRTPAPWPSRPGPEPATRSGHP; encoded by the coding sequence ATGCGGCTGCGACGCTGGGATCCGGCCGGTCCGGCGATCCTGCGGCGCCGCCGGGGCCGCGGCTTCGGCTACGTCGGCGTCGACGGCGCGGTGCTGCGCGACGAGGAGGCCCTGGCCCGCATCAGGGGCCTGGTCATCCCGCCGGCCTGGGCGGACGTCCGCATCTGCCCGTGGCCGCACGGCCACCTCCAGGCCGTCGGCACCGACGTCGCCGGACGGCGGCAGTACCTGTACCACGACGCCTGGCGCGAGCAGCGGGACCGGCAGAAGTTCGAACGCGTCCGGGACTTCGGCCGGACGCTGCCGAAGGCGCGCGCCCGCATCGCCGACGACCTCGCTACCCGCGGCCTCAACCGCCGCCGGGTCCTCGCCGCGGCTGCCCGGCTGCTCGACATCGGGTTCTTCCGCATCGGCGGCGAGGCCTACGCGCAGGAGAACGGCTCGCACGGCCTGGCCACCGTCCTGCGCTCACACGCCGGCATCGCCGGCGGCAGCGTCGTGTTCGAGTACCCGGCGAAGTCCGGCCAGGAGCGGGTCCAGGCCGTCGCCGACGACCAGGTCGTGGACGTTGTGCGCGCACTGATGCGCCGCCGCGAGCCGGACCAGACGCTGCTCGCGTACTACGAAGGGCGAGCCTGGCACGAGGTCCGCTCGGCCGAGATCAACGACTACCTGCACGAGGTCTGCGGCGACGACAACAGCGCGAAGGACTTCCGCACCTGGCACGGCACCGTGCTCGCCGCGGTCGCACTGGCGACCGCGACCGAGGACGACCCCGCGGCGCTCAGCCGGACCGCCCGCCGCAGCGCCGAGACGCGCGCGATCAAGGAGGTCGCCGAGTACCTCGGCAACACCCCGGCGGTCGCCCGGTCCGCCTACGTCGACCCCGCGGTGATCGAGGCCTTCGAGCAGGGCGTCACCATCCGGCCGACGCTGGAGCGGCTCGGCACCGACGACGTGCTGGTCGGCGAACAGGACCGCGACCGGGTCGAGCGCGCCGTCCTCGGCCTCCTCGACGACTCGGCTAACCCCGGCCGGGGACGAACTCCTGCGCCTTGGCCTTCACGCCCTGGACCAGAACCCGCCACGCGTTCGGGTCACCCTTGA
- a CDS encoding ROK family transcriptional regulator, giving the protein MSVHSAPARRGTNLPRVGDFNESVVLEAIRRSANGMSRVELARATGLSAQTVSNICRRLLDRGLVEETGKQSTGAGKPRTILTINPVSRFAIGVHLDPAVVTYVVLDLEGRVVEGLRRPTPEVVDPDQTMAEIGESVGTLVERAGVEQDRILGLGIAAPGPIDAAAGLVVDPPQLAGWVRVPLRDHLADATGLPVILDKDVTAAAIAERWAGAAANTGNFLFFYLGTGSGMGIVVENSIVRGASANAGEVGGLDANCTTRALVEEAVATGVLDASHTTTSPHASEQSLQVLTGLAEQGHVGATAILDGWAGRVARGVAAAATLLDSDLVVFGGPIWPQLSSWFLPIATDVINRSPFVEKMHPTTVTETALGADVGAIGAACLVLDRTLSPQPESLMFS; this is encoded by the coding sequence GTGAGCGTTCACAGTGCGCCGGCGAGGCGGGGGACCAACCTGCCGCGCGTCGGAGACTTCAACGAGTCGGTCGTCCTCGAGGCGATCCGGCGGTCCGCGAACGGCATGAGCCGGGTCGAGCTGGCCCGGGCGACCGGGCTGTCCGCGCAGACGGTGTCGAACATCTGCCGCCGGCTGCTCGACCGCGGCCTCGTCGAAGAGACGGGCAAGCAGAGCACCGGCGCCGGCAAACCGCGCACGATCCTGACCATCAACCCGGTGTCCAGGTTCGCCATCGGCGTGCACCTGGACCCGGCGGTCGTCACGTACGTCGTGCTCGACCTCGAGGGCCGCGTCGTCGAAGGGCTGCGGCGCCCGACGCCCGAGGTCGTCGACCCGGACCAGACCATGGCCGAGATCGGTGAGTCGGTCGGGACGCTGGTCGAGCGGGCCGGCGTCGAGCAGGACCGCATCCTCGGGCTCGGCATCGCCGCGCCCGGCCCGATCGACGCGGCCGCCGGGCTGGTCGTCGACCCGCCGCAGCTGGCCGGCTGGGTGCGGGTGCCGCTGCGCGACCACCTGGCCGACGCGACCGGGCTGCCGGTGATACTGGACAAGGACGTGACCGCCGCGGCCATCGCCGAGCGGTGGGCCGGCGCGGCCGCGAACACCGGGAACTTCCTCTTCTTCTACCTGGGCACCGGCTCGGGCATGGGGATCGTGGTGGAGAACTCGATCGTCCGGGGCGCGTCGGCGAACGCCGGTGAGGTCGGCGGCCTCGACGCGAACTGCACGACGCGCGCGCTGGTCGAGGAGGCCGTCGCGACCGGCGTCCTGGACGCGAGCCACACCACCACCAGTCCGCACGCGTCGGAGCAGAGCCTGCAGGTCCTCACCGGCCTGGCCGAGCAGGGGCACGTCGGCGCGACGGCGATCCTGGACGGCTGGGCGGGCCGGGTCGCCCGCGGTGTCGCCGCCGCGGCCACGCTGCTCGACTCCGATCTGGTGGTCTTCGGCGGGCCAATCTGGCCGCAGCTGTCGTCGTGGTTTCTGCCGATCGCGACCGACGTCATCAACCGGTCGCCGTTCGTGGAGAAGATGCATCCGACGACCGTCACCGAGACCGCGCTGGGCGCGGACGTCGGCGCGATCGGCGCCGCCTGCCTGGTGCTCGACCGGACGCTGTCACCCCAGCCCGAATCGCTGATGTTCAGCTGA